The genomic stretch TCAGGCAGTCAGAGTCGTAGTACCCTCCATCCATCAGCAACTAGACTGCTCATCACTTCCGGACAGGGTGAACTTCCCAAGGCAAATTGCTGTTGTTCTGCTTTGCATCAAGGGCAGCAAAACACTGTGGAGATTTGTGTCTAGTGCTCTCGCctctcatttatatatataataattaatgtatttgtaGCTGCTGAGAGATGTGCAGTGTTAGATCTCCGGGACGGTGTGGTCAAAGAAGAGAGATAGCAAACCAGACAATGGTGTAAATGCACATTACatacaaagtacatttactcaggtGCTTGGGTTATTTGGTTCTTTACTTATTAATACTATTAGAGTATTTCCATTTACTCCAACgttatacttctactacattacattacacagaAATGTCatactttttacttcactacaatTATTTCTAGCTGCAGTTACTCATTACTTTGcaaacatgtacagtatatatgataAGCATGTGAAATACAAAGCATTGTCACAAATTCACAACTTTTTGGGATCTTTTCACATTTATAGTGAAGTGGGTTTTATTTAAATGGCTGTTCTAAGCCAAAAGAGGTTAAATAAGCCAATGTTTAACAGAAAACACGTTAGAGAAAAGTCCACATTACAGATTTGTGGagctgtgttttaattaattaatttatcaaCCCTttacccccccaccaccactaTCTATTTTGTGGTCTTTTGGAGGTTGACTTATCCCTAGAACCATtggaccctttaaactatatcCAGCTAGACTAGACCCCTTATCAACAGGAGGAGCAGTATTATCCCTGCCGAATTGTGTCCTTGAACACAACACCTAATGCCTTCTTCTTGTGAGGGGAGAAAATGAAAAGTACATTTACCTACAAAGAGCAATAAataatcacattacattacatggaGATATGACCGATGGAGAAGCATGAGCATTGTCATTGtcttcatcatccatccatGCTTCACCACAGCGCTGAAAATATTCGTGCCATTATTTCTGAGAACAGAGCGGGACATTTGCAGAGAAAAGGAGGCAAGGatagatggaggaggaggaagagtttaTCTTACATTTATTATGGTGGAGCTTATTAAAAAGGGGAGGTCATTATTTCTATCTGGAGagtagagagggagggggggggggggggctattttTAGCTTTTACCCCTGTGGCTGGTTGACAAGATAGATTTACAGTTTTATGTAAGTCTGTTTTAGAACACCAAGCCTGACTCTGACAAACTGTTTTATCAAACACACAATATCTCTTACTTATATTGTTATTGGTTTGTCGGATGAATGACTTTTACTGCAgttaggaaaaagaaaaagttgcaGTTCTTCAGTTAATATATTTATTGCTGCAGGCAGAAATGCTGACACCACAGAATATAAactaagtaaataaataaattacccCAAGGGCGACTcagtattcctttttttattaactttttGGGGGTCAAAGTATTTCACCTGGGTTATTGTTCGCTGGAGTGGATGAATAATATTCATATCTGGGAACATCATAACAACAGAGCAGTCTCTAGTCGGGAGATGGGAGAAAGGGACAGCATCTGTGAACAGCATCTCTTTTCATTGTCTGAGATAATGTGATGACAACCTACaattatgataaataaaaactgCTCTCATGTAAATACAAGCTTATTCAATTACTCATGGTTTAAATGACAAGATACttctgtctctgagcagcttcacactgctagagcagcctctctctcctctgtcctcatccttctagacctttccgctgcctttgacacagtgaaccaccagatcctcttgtcctccctccaggacctgggtatctcaggcaccgcgctctcactcttctcatcctacctcaccaaccgctcttaccgggtaacctggagaggatctgtgtctgagccttgtcctctgactactggggtccctcagggttcagtccttggtcctcttctcttctctctgtacaccaactctcttggctcttttcattcgctcacatggcttcacctaccacagctatgctgacgacacccaactgatcctctcgtttccccaatctgaaacacgggtagcagcacgaatctctgcctgtctgaccgacatctctcagtggatgtccgcacaccacctgaaaattaacccggacaagactgaacttctcctccttccaggaaaatgctctcccacccacgacctaactattaacttcaacaactcagtgctggttccgactccgactgccaggaacctcggagtgacgctcgacagtcaactctccctgactgccaacattgccgcaataacacgctcctgtaggtacatgctgtacaacatcaggagaatacgaccccttctcactcagaaggcggcacaggttctggtccaggctctggtcatctcacggctggactattgcaactccctcttggcaggtctacctgctaatgccattcgacctctacagctcatccagaatgcagctgctcgactggtcttcaacctaccgaaatttacccacactactccgctcctccgcgaccttcactggttaccggtggccgcccgcatccgcttcaaaacattggtacttgcgtaccgtgctgcgaacagatcgggtccagtctacatccaggacatggtcaaaccgtacaccccagcccgttcacttcgctcggcttctgccaatcggcttgtagctccttcacttcgagctaaacactcaacaaaatcacgactgtttgctgtgctggctcctcattggtggaacgagctccccattgacatcaggacagcagaaagtctctacatcttccgtcgcaaactaaaaacacatctttttcgactataccttgaataggtagcacttaaatgccgtaggagcacttaaatgtcccttaccaatagcactttgttgtttagcactttagtagcacttaaatggcacttacggatagtactttgtagtttaactttattgaagaaattgtacttgcttgattcttgttgttctgagtttggactcatggtttaatgcacttattgtaagtcgctttggataaaagcgtcagttaaatgacatgtaatgtaatgtaatgtaaccagTTGATATAAGGCTAAACTAGCCCCacgctagcagctctgtgaggcttcACAATgttactttgagctaaatgctaacatcagcatgctaaccaTATAGCCGACATGATCCTAACACACTCACAATTACAATGCAAACATGCTGATGTGAAAAAGGGGATACTTGTACAACATGTCATGGTAATTGAGACATGTTACTTAAAACCATAAATACAAGAAAGGACAAAGGATTTCCAGAGACAGTATAGGATTCATCATTTGGGGACAATGGAAAGATACAGTTGTTCAGATTATTTTGGTCGGGGCCAAAGTGATGTACCGACTGGCAGAGCAACACTGTCATGCCGGGTACATGAGGCCGGTGTGGCTAAAATGCAGAAGGTTGTAATGCCATTCAAAACCTAACCTTGTATGGTCTGGGCTGCTTAGTCATagctgtgtgtggctgtgttccagcaaagtaaaaaaagactGTTTTAGGAGAGTGATTGCTGGTGGGTCTGCTGGCCCTCACCTTGTCCAGGAGTGAACACGCCGCTCAGCAAGCCATTCTCTGCAGATGAAATTACACCAGCCCTTGTGATTCTCATTCAACCCACAagccctctgtctctctttctaatAAAGAATTGGATGTTGACATTGTATCCTGTAAGAGCGAGTACAAACTAATACGTTTCTATTTTTTGCTGCAACAAATCAAGAACGAGTCTTTCCAAATGGTTTTAAATACCCCATTGTACTTTAACATTCAGTTTTGAGGGACTATTATTTACTGTCAACCATTATTACCATCCATAATAGTCGGTAATAACCTTGCCTGTGTGAGAGATTGATggagattttatttttacatgagCACCAGCCACATTACCATCGTCCGCATCATGTATCAGATGTCCTCCACTGTGGACAGAGGGACTGAAAGATCGAGCATCGAGGAGAATGAATAAAGGAGCAAATCCACTTAAAGGCAGATGCAGACATCGGAGAGCTTGAGGGGGTCGGAGCTCtcagagaggaagtgagggccTCATGTAATTTTCAGGCTGGGAAAAAGGCAAGAGGGAATATTTTGTCCGAAAAATATCCTGGGGGATCTCATattcacctttttctttttttgggggatccTGAAGGGGTATCACAAATCTTGACTTTCGACCACATCTGTCAAATTGGCTGCCCTCAAGATACTGTTGATGTCTAACTGGCAGCGGCTTTAGGAGGTCCAGCTGTGATGGAGATGTTATTTTCTCAGCAGAAGCTTTCACTCATCTCCAGTTACATCCACCAGCTACATAGAAGGTTACTAATTGATTGCAAGTGGAGAGAGGccaaaaagacaaagataatgaagacttaaaaagacaaagatagTCATAAAGACTTTTATGTTGAAGGTATAAAGGTCAGAACCACATTTTGCTTTACGGTCACCGAAGCATGAAATTGAATTTGTCGGTGGATAACTGCTGCCACCTAAAGGTCAGAGGACTACCCATGTGTGGCTTAGGGTATTGGCAGATTTTATAGATTGATTTAGTTGCTTCAGTGTAAACCATGACAGATCTTTGACTGGCTTCAAACAAAATGCCCACAATCACAAACGTCACTCATTTACTTCAGTTTAATTCAGAGAAGTACATGGAAGCAGGACGTACCTGGTGTATACGTTGCCTCAGACTGCAAGACTATCACTGAAGCATGAAATTGAAATTATAGATGGATACATTCAGAGACCAAGAGGTCAGAGAGCTACCGTCCACTGCATGTATACCTGAGCTCTGGCTGTGCAGACTTGCAAGTCACTTCTGAAACAGTATAATTCAATGCTGACTGAATTAGTATATCATTATAACAGCACCTGcgtatatgcacacacacacacacaagtgcttATGAACGGTAATATAATCAGTGGCCACAAGAAGTGTTTGCATATTTTGAGTTGAACATGCATACATCACTACCCCTGTAGACAGTCCTCCATAGCTTGCAGCTCCTGTAATTCGTGACAGAGAGGGCCACTGTGAAGGCAGAGGAGTTGTCTGACTTTGGGGATGACAGAGAGGGCCGGGCCTCTGGCACCACtgtgagaaggagaggagagggacacAGACCTGTTATTTCTTCAAATAATGCCAGTCAACATAATTCAATAGTGGGACAGTTCCACTGCGCATCAGACACTTTAAAGAGCATGCCCTGAACATTTCCCCTGTACTACTCCCTCACCCATTGAAGTGCAGCTGAGCTAATTTGAAGAGTTGTCGACCCAATTCAATGCTGTCTTCTCCGTACTGGGAGCCAATAGCTACAGCACTTCTCTCCAGATGGGAGGCTGCATTACTCCAGTCACCTGCAGGaacagcagaaaagaaaaaaagcattaagaGAACTGCAGAACTCCGAACTGCTCGTAACTCTGGTCATGACCTAATGGAGCTAGAGGTCATAATGATTTAGGGGGGCTGACAAATACATTATTGGTTTCTTGGCTTTGGCTACAACATTGAGTATTTAAGCCAATTATCACGACACCATGTGGACAATCATCACTGCCCTTGTCTAGCAGCTTCTAGTACTACTCTTTTATGAAAGTCAGCCAAGTACTAAGTTTAGGGAAAAGTGGCAcgggttatttatttatgagcTAAAATTAAGCAGCCACATTGTTGACAGGGCCaatcatgtttacattttaaaacgtCTGCTGAAAGTCACTCAATGTTAATGATGCGCCTGTTATTGTCATTGACACATTTGTATGAAAGGTTATTCTGTTGTTCCTGAACACTTTAGTAGGTTTCTCTGCTGTTTGGTAGAGCGTTTGAGTAGTGATAACTTAAATTAGATAAAAGTCCAAAACTCAACAGTGAGCCATCCATTGAAGTATGTCAAGCCTAATATAAACCCCAGAGTGCACTTGGTTTTTAGAGCCAGACCTTTACAAGTGGCAACCTTCCAGTAAGTTACCGTTAACAAGCTCAACCAATTGGTAGAGATGCCCATTAATCGTGAAAGTGTGCTTTAACCACACACAACATAAGGGGTGAATCACAAAGCTCATGCATTATCATTCCCACCCATTGTAGCATATGCTCTGGCTGTTGCATCTGCCAGCTCGCCCTGTACTGGGTGCGTCTCTGCAAGGCTCAGTCCAGGCTGACTCTGGGTCCTTCTTAACAGTCTCAGAGCCTCatctgagggagggaggagcagaaGTACAACATGCAGATGTTACAAAGACCTTCTGAACAAATGATAATGATACATTACTGAATGTAGTTTTTCACAACCACCtggtctctctctttccatgaGGTCCACAGCCTTCTCCAGGCCAACCTTGATCTCCTGCAGCCTTTGGATCACTTCAGATAAAGACACACGATGAGCACAGGATGACTGCGAACATATAAATCCCTTTCCTCCGTCCTCGCTGCTTTTCTGAAAATCATATGAAGATCAAGTGTAATGTAGATTAATCTGGAAAGAGGAGTTCATCAATCAAGTAGTACAACTAATCATGTATGGTTGTAAAATAATTAGTATTGTAATAAACGCCTACTTTGAGAGATCCTTTGCACTTGCCACACAGGAGTCCAGACTGGGGTCTGCCTCCAATACCCGACCACTGCTGCCTGCCCTCtgaaccctcctcctcctcctcctgctgctgctgctgcagggtaCAGGCCTCACACTGACACAGGAAATAGTACTGTTCCTGCAGGAGACGCCGCCGTTCTTGGGTTGCCATTCGACTGCTGTGAGGTCCTGAGAGAGGATAATGCCACAAGTAATAGGTCACAGAAGAGAAGTAACATAACACTGCTAGAAGCAATGGCACACTCATTTCAGTGGAGAGTGATGTCTAGAAGAGCTGCATCAGGGCTGGCTGACAGACAAAATAGACCACATTTGAACACAATCCCTGAACCCATTGGCTATCGGTCTAAGAGCGGATTAGCCTCTGGGGGCAAGAAACTATTTTTCTGGGGTTTACAGTGTAGCTCGTGGATGTCAAAGACTTCACTTTTCTGCGCCCTGCTAGTTGTTTACTCTTCAATTGGCAACTTGAAATGCAAGACTGGAGTTGAGAGACAATGTGTACGATCAGATTGTTTCAGAAGTAGCCAGTTTACAAGCTATTTTcacaaaaaatgaataataatcaatatCAGACGATAACCGCATTTTGACCAATGTGTTCTGTCTCTTTTACTCTCCACATGGACTGTTAACCTGCTggaacgtgattggtcaatacaaCAAAGGTTAGAAACAGAAATATATCAATCCTTTTTGCACTCGTAGGACTTGGTAAACTTAAACATTTTCTTACCATAGCAGTGCAGGATCTCTTGTCCAGGAGTGATACCTTTAGATGCTCTGATAGTCACAGTGACTCCACGGGCTGTGCTTCGGTCCTCAGTCACACCCTCACTGAAGTCTGCAGACAGACTGGTTCCAGTGCTGAACACCAGACTGGTGTTGGGACAGCAGGAGTGATTCAGAAGACTGAGAGTTGGAAATATTGCTGTAGCAATGCGGATTTCCCTGCTGGACTGCACTGGTGAGTTTGCTGCTCCTGTAAGATGCAAGAACCAGAAACTAAAAGTTATTCTGCAACTCAAGAACATTCAAAGCCGAAGATTCAATTATTGGAAAAGCTGGAATTCTTAACATATAAACATAACAAATGTGTCCCAGTTGATTTCCTTTTGCAGTGTATGTGAATGACGGGAAGTGAACGTGGACCCAAGCTGTTGTAGAGAATGCAATTTTGTCAAAACTGTCTATAGTGGATTGTACCATTAGAACTGAATCAATCACTCAAAAAGTAATCTACAACAGTTGACAGACAAAATGCCCCAAATTCACTTCTTCTCAAATGTTTAAATTGTTCCAAGTCTTCTTTGATAAAATAAACTGGATACGTTTGAATTTTGACCATCGTACATCGAGCCGATACTAACCCAAAAAACTGAATTGGGTATCGTGACAATGGGCTTAAtctattaaatgtaattatatatgtatacattaaaTAGTTAAATTCCTGAacattttgttgtttcattaaaaagttGTACTATATTTGTTATATCTGCTTGTGTACAATTTATTATTTgctaaataataatttaatacatttatatctacgtatgcattttttacattttgatttacaaAGCGTATTGGGATCAGGACCAAAGAAAGTCGGATCGGTGCATCTCTGGAACAAACTGCTTTCATGTGTATGAGACATACTGTAGTTATGCTTTATCATTGTGACAAAACTCAATTGGAAGCGAGGTAATAACACTTGTGAAATTAGTAACCTGTATCTTGCAGCATGAGAATTGCCTGGGCGTTACACCTCAGCTGCAGGATGTGCCTCAGAACTGCACTTCCCAGCAGCCACAGGTTCGAGTTCCAATCTGCAATGCCTTCCTCCTTGTCTGGTGATTGGCTGTCTGCCCGTAAGAGTCTACTATGGTCCCAAGAGGCAGGTGGGGGTCCTGCTTTGCTGAGCTTTAGGAAGAGTGTTGCTATGGTAACTGCACACTGGAAACGCACATCAGGGCTATGACGATTCAGGTGGTGCCGCAAGTGAAACACGCTCGGGTAAGAGTCACCGTAGTATGAAGTACAAGGATCGGTTTTATTTGAGTGACGCGGAAAGGAATCACTGGACTCTCCCTTTAGACCGCTTGGCTCTGACTCTGTGCGCTCGTCTCCGATTGGATCCCTGGCcatttggatgttttttaaCCCCGCCTTTAGAGTTACCCTCAGAGCGAGCTGTGACATCACACCCATCATCTTCAGATCTGCTCCCAGCGGACACTCCCAGCAGTGGTGTTCCTCCCAGGCGTCTCGCTGGCAGGAAGTCGAACAGTACCGGCTGTAGCTACACCCCTCACACGGCACGGGACACAGTGTTTCAGTCAAACACCTGTGACAGCGCCTGTGCTCCACTCCAAACAACACTCCTCTCTCTGCGTCctgccttcctccctcccctttcACTTCCTCCATCCCTGGTATGAGGACACAGCTGTACGGCCTGTCATGAAGGATCACCTCTCCAGCTGCTATTGTCTCTGCAGCCACAAGGTGCCGACCTTTCTCCGAGCTCAAACCAACAGAAGCTTGAGGACAAATCCCAAATGTGAGAAGTCCAGCAGAGGCTCCTTGTACTCTGTCTGGAGCTTTGTGATTCTTTGAGGCAAGATGGTGATGATCCTCTTCTGCCGTTTGACCTACAGAGAGGTGCATGAGGCATTGTGTGCGACGGTCCTCTAGTTTGTGTAGAAGATGAGAGGGGTAGTCATTCTTTAGAGCTTTGTCAATGTCATCAAGGGATTCCTGAGAGAAAAACAGGATGGAGTGCGAGTCACAAAAACATCTAAGATTGTGAGTAAAATGAAGATGATTTACAAATTAATAACTTATTCAAGGCAGCATTTTAGCTTTCAGACGGATCAAAACATGAACCAGAGATGCCGATCTGACAAAGCTGAGAAAGGGATGATGAAGCAATTTCCGTGGGACACTCAGTAGTACTAAGGAGTTGTCATTGTTACAGAAGTAATGGCAGGAGCTTCATTGCAGATGTATTTAAACTTCAGAAGGCCACTGAATAGATAATTATCCGTAAACATTGCAGAGACTTTTCATGTGCTGTTGATACTATTTGAGTGGGGCTAAATTACTCAACGGATGAAAACTGAAATTTGTCCAACTTGCTTTATTAgagatgaaaataaattaattagtGAAACAAAGTTGAATCAATTAGCCAATCATGAGGCCAAAAAGGCTCAATTTAAAACAAGGTATTATAGAAAATGAGCCCATGGTTTTAGAAGAACCTGGACATCTATAATAATATCGTAATGATATTTCAAGGGTTCCTGGAAAAAGTGGATTCCTGGAAATCATATATTACCAGGATGGCCAACTGAAGAATGCACTTTAATGTCAATTATACATGTCAAGTTCAAAGATAAGTTTTCCCTAAAATCCTGTGACATTATTATGAAATCTCTTATTTATGTGCTCTTGCAAAACACGTGCTATTTGTGTTGACTTAACAGCATGTTAAGGATGTAAGAATACCATTATCATAGAATTAAAACATGATGATTTTTTCCTGCAATCAAGTGCTTTTGTAAATGATCACACAACGGTGACACCATCTGTTAGATGTCTACAGGACCGTTTTCAGTCAACAAATAAGAAGCAGGTTTTCATGACACCACAAGTACAACACTATCTTATTGTGAAGTTGTAGAAGATGGTGCCATCTCACCTGGCAGTGCTGCAGATGGTAGAGCGCAGCAGAGCGGTTGGCATAGCACAGAGACAGCTGCTCCGATCCTTGAGGAGCGAAACATATGCCCTGTcatgacaggagacaggagacagagacgTGTTGGTTAATGCACTACTTAGGACTTTAAGGCATACTGCTATATAAAATCAAATTATTGTTACACTACTGTACTCAAATTATaaacagtatacatatatatatatatatatatatatatatatatatatatatatggcctatatttcttttattccagactcatgagttccagactcatgagtccataaagcaacaaacacaaatacaacaacaatatataaaatacaatacaaggaCACAGGTACAAtcactgcagttaaaaagtcacttgtggttaTAGCCATCATATTATCGGATAGTGGCCTGTCTCGTGATTTAATGCTTCATTGTAGTTTATATTTTCCTGTGGAGCGATATAATACTATGTTCACCTCACCTGTGAATAGTGCAGAGCGGCTGCAGTGTAGTCTCTGGTCTTGAAGCTGGAGTTGCCCCTCTCCCTGCATTTAGCTGCTCGCTCTGCATCCTTCTGTACAGAGTATCCTGAGGAGATCGTCTTCACCAAGTCTAGATCATCTTGGCTATGAAACAGAAATGGagacatattatatataaactGTCTCTATGGTCCACAACTAAAGTAATGCTTCCATGTTCAAAATCTTCTCCAGCAGCAGGAAAGCATGGCTTTACTTTTAATTGTTTATTCCAACTTCTGCAAACCAATGTTCACAAAGATGATGCCTTTAAATGAGACAATAAACTATTTTCTCAGATTGATCAGACATAAACTGCAAACTAATTTGCAACAAATTAGAGAAGTAAGCTAACGTTTAGCTACTCACCTTGTCAGAGTTAGGGCACATTTGAAAAGCTCATCTATTTCACGCTGGGAAGTTAAGGTTTCCTTCAGCTCGGGGTCGAGTCCGATCCATTTCTGCGCAACGTGATCTTGCCACTGAACGCACGGAAGATCCATCATGAACTACATGTAAACCACATTAGTACCGCAGGACCGTTCAGGGTTTGTTTCGAGTATCTCGCGTGTCTGCGGAGCACGCGGAGCTCGACTGTCAAGGTGGCGTGGATGAAAATGTTTATCACCAACATATTGAGTattttgttcaaaataaaatgtaccttACGGTGGAAATGTAAGTTACGCCGCCAATTTTACATTAAGAAGTTGGCCATCATGTATGCCGCGCTTATTAactcttttactttgaaggcatAAATGTATATCCGGTGTTGAAGTCGTTCTCCAAAGTATCGTTTGTTTCGCTCGTCTCGCGATAAGTCCCATACCTTTAACTTGTTTACGCAAACAAATAAAGCGAAAGTCTGCTTGTTTGGTGAACTACTTTACCGGGGGTCATGAGTGTAACACTCACAGGTGGAGCAGTTGAAGTAAGCATTGCAATGTATACAACTGAACATAAACGTTGCTTTTTATCTGTTCTTGAAATACAAGCTTCTAGTATTTGGCAATGTGACGTTAGCTCTGCTAGCTGCAGCTGTTAGCATTGCCAGCTAACGAGGTAACGTTAACTCACGTCTGAATCCACACGAACGTCAGCGTTAACCGACCACATTAAGATTCTGAGTGAATGGGGTGAAATTAATGCAGGTCACTTCATTTATTCAAATATTGACAGAGAACAATGCATTAGTTTTGTTAGAATGACATCTTAGTTTTACCCTTTGGGCATTTCGTCCCACACGTGTAGGGGAGAgatgattaaaaacaataacaccatCTGAGCTAGTCCCGTTCTGTTTGTCCACTGCTGCTTAACTTCACCTTAGGGTGGTCCAACACAATTAGCACTTCCTGAATCTACAATTAATGTTGGACTGTAACT from Cyclopterus lumpus isolate fCycLum1 chromosome 14, fCycLum1.pri, whole genome shotgun sequence encodes the following:
- the smyd4 gene encoding SET and MYND domain-containing protein 4 isoform X4, producing MMDLPCVQWQDHVAQKWIGLDPELKETLTSQREIDELFKCALTLTSQDDLDLVKTISSGYSVQKDAERAAKCRERGNSSFKTRDYTAAALHYSQGICFAPQGSEQLSLCYANRSAALYHLQHCQESLDDIDKALKNDYPSHLLHKLEDRRTQCLMHLSVGQTAEEDHHHLASKNHKAPDRVQGASAGLLTFGICPQASVGLSSEKGRHLVAAETIAAGEVILHDRPYSCVLIPGMEEVKGEGGRQDAERGVLFGVEHRRCHRCLTETLCPVPCEGCSYSRYCSTSCQRDAWEEHHCWECPLGADLKMMGVMSQLALRVTLKAGLKNIQMARDPIGDERTESEPSGLKGESSDSFPRHSNKTDPCTSYYGDSYPSVFHLRHHLNRHSPDVRFQCAVTIATLFLKLSKAGPPPASWDHSRLLRADSQSPDKEEGIADWNSNLWLLGSAVLRHILQLRCNAQAILMLQDTGAANSPVQSSREIRIATAIFPTLSLLNHSCCPNTSLVFSTGTSLSADFSEGVTEDRSTARGVTVTIRASKGITPGQEILHCYGPHSSRMATQERRRLLQEQYYFLCQCEACTLQQQQQEEEEEGSEGRQQWSGIGGRPQSGLLCGKCKGSLKAAGDQGWPGEGCGPHGKRETR
- the smyd4 gene encoding SET and MYND domain-containing protein 4 isoform X1; translation: MMDLPCVQWQDHVAQKWIGLDPELKETLTSQREIDELFKCALTLTSQDDLDLVKTISSGYSVQKDAERAAKCRERGNSSFKTRDYTAAALHYSQGICFAPQGSEQLSLCYANRSAALYHLQHCQESLDDIDKALKNDYPSHLLHKLEDRRTQCLMHLSVGQTAEEDHHHLASKNHKAPDRVQGASAGLLTFGICPQASVGLSSEKGRHLVAAETIAAGEVILHDRPYSCVLIPGMEEVKGEGGRQDAERGVLFGVEHRRCHRCLTETLCPVPCEGCSYSRYCSTSCQRDAWEEHHCWECPLGADLKMMGVMSQLALRVTLKAGLKNIQMARDPIGDERTESEPSGLKGESSDSFPRHSNKTDPCTSYYGDSYPSVFHLRHHLNRHSPDVRFQCAVTIATLFLKLSKAGPPPASWDHSRLLRADSQSPDKEEGIADWNSNLWLLGSAVLRHILQLRCNAQAILMLQDTGAANSPVQSSREIRIATAIFPTLSLLNHSCCPNTSLVFSTGTSLSADFSEGVTEDRSTARGVTVTIRASKGITPGQEILHCYGPHSSRMATQERRRLLQEQYYFLCQCEACTLQQQQQEEEEEGSEGRQQWSGIGGRPQSGLLCGKCKGSLKKSSEDGGKGFICSQSSCAHRVSLSEVIQRLQEIKVGLEKAVDLMERERPGDEALRLLRRTQSQPGLSLAETHPVQGELADATARAYATMGDWSNAASHLERSAVAIGSQYGEDSIELGRQLFKLAQLHFNGGARGPALSVIPKVRQLLCLHSGPLCHELQELQAMEDCLQG
- the smyd4 gene encoding SET and MYND domain-containing protein 4 isoform X2 is translated as MMDLPCVQWQDHVAQKWIGLDPELKETLTSQREIDELFKCALTLTSQDDLDLVKTISSGYSVQKDAERAAKCRERGNSSFKTRDYTAAALHYSQGICFAPQGSEQLSLCYANRSAALYHLQHCQESLDDIDKALKNDYPSHLLHKLEDRRTQCLMHLSVGQTAEEDHHHLASKNHKAPDRVQGASAGLLTFGICPQASVGLSSEKGRHLVAAETIAAGEVILHDRPYSCVLIPGMEEVKGEGGRQDAERGVLFGVEHRRCHRCLTETLCPVPCEGCSYSRYCSTSCQRDAWEEHHCWECPLGADLKMMGVMSQLALRVTLKAGLKNIQMARDPIGDERTESEPSGLKGESSDSFPRHSNKTDPCTSYYGDSYPSVFHLRHHLNRHSPDVRFQCAVTIATLFLKLSKAGPPPASWDHSRLLRADSQSPDKEEGIADWNSNLWLLGSAVLRHILQLRCNAQAILMLQDTGAANSPVQSSREIRIATAIFPTLSLLNHSCCPNTSLVFSTGTSLSADFSEGVTEDRSTARGVTVTIRASKGITPGQEILHCYGPHSSRMATQERRRLLQEQYYFLCQCEACTLQQQQQEEEEEGSEGRQQWSGIGGRPQSGLLCGKCKGSLKKSSEDGGKGFICSQSSCAHRVSLSEVIQRLQEIKVGLEKAVDLMERERPDEALRLLRRTQSQPGLSLAETHPVQGELADATARAYATMGDWSNAASHLERSAVAIGSQYGEDSIELGRQLFKLAQLHFNGGARGPALSVIPKVRQLLCLHSGPLCHELQELQAMEDCLQG
- the smyd4 gene encoding SET and MYND domain-containing protein 4 isoform X3, with translation MQGEGQLQLQDQRLHCSRSALFTGHMFRSSRIGAAVSVLCQPLCCALPSAALPEDRRTQCLMHLSVGQTAEEDHHHLASKNHKAPDRVQGASAGLLTFGICPQASVGLSSEKGRHLVAAETIAAGEVILHDRPYSCVLIPGMEEVKGEGGRQDAERGVLFGVEHRRCHRCLTETLCPVPCEGCSYSRYCSTSCQRDAWEEHHCWECPLGADLKMMGVMSQLALRVTLKAGLKNIQMARDPIGDERTESEPSGLKGESSDSFPRHSNKTDPCTSYYGDSYPSVFHLRHHLNRHSPDVRFQCAVTIATLFLKLSKAGPPPASWDHSRLLRADSQSPDKEEGIADWNSNLWLLGSAVLRHILQLRCNAQAILMLQDTGAANSPVQSSREIRIATAIFPTLSLLNHSCCPNTSLVFSTGTSLSADFSEGVTEDRSTARGVTVTIRASKGITPGQEILHCYGPHSSRMATQERRRLLQEQYYFLCQCEACTLQQQQQEEEEEGSEGRQQWSGIGGRPQSGLLCGKCKGSLKKSSEDGGKGFICSQSSCAHRVSLSEVIQRLQEIKVGLEKAVDLMERERPGDEALRLLRRTQSQPGLSLAETHPVQGELADATARAYATMGDWSNAASHLERSAVAIGSQYGEDSIELGRQLFKLAQLHFNGGARGPALSVIPKVRQLLCLHSGPLCHELQELQAMEDCLQG